One window from the genome of Acomys russatus chromosome 30, mAcoRus1.1, whole genome shotgun sequence encodes:
- the Selenop gene encoding LOW QUALITY PROTEIN: selenoprotein P (The sequence of the model RefSeq protein was modified relative to this genomic sequence to represent the inferred CDS: substituted 1 base at 1 genomic stop codon) yields MWRSLGLALALCLLPYGGTESQGQSPVCKQSPAWTIGDQNPMLNSEGTVTVVALLQASUYLCLLQASRLEDLRIKLQNQGYFNISYIVVNHQGSPSQLKHTHLKNQVSDHIVVYRQEEHQTDVWTLLNGNKDDFFIYDRCGRLVYHLGLPYSFLTFPYVEEAIKIAYCEEKCGNCSLMSLEDEDFCKNVSSATAGKTAGPAEARQHGKHEREHLASSEPSENQQAGAVDVESPVPPSGPLHHREHRGQHRPGHLESUDTGASEGLRLSLAQRKLURRGCINQLLCKLSKESGAATSSCCCHCRHLIFEKSGSAITUQCAENLPSLCSUQGLFAEEKVIESXQCRSPPAAUQSHPLSPTEASSNUSUNNNTKKUKUHSN; encoded by the exons ATGTGGAGAAGCCTAGGGCTTGCCctggctctctgtctcctcccctatGGAGGAACAGAGAGCCAAGGCCAAAGCCCTGTTTGTAAGCAGTCTCCAGCCTGGACCATCGGAGATCAAAATCCGATGCTAAACTCCGAGGGCACAGTGACAGTGGTTGCCCTGCTTCAAGCCAGCTGATACCTGTGCCTTCTGCAGGCGTCCAG ACTGGAAGACCTGCGAATAAAACTACAGAACCAAGGATACTTTAACATTTCTTATATTGTTGTTAATCATCAAGGCTCCCCCTctcaattaaaacacacacatcttaaaaatcaagtgtcagaCCACATTGTTGTTTACCGACAAGAAGAACACCAAACAGACGTCTGGACTCTCTTAAATGGAAACAAAGATGATTTCTTCATATATGACAG ATGTGGCCGTCTTGTGTATCACCTCGGTTTGCCTTATTCCTTCCTCACGTTTCCGTATGTTGAAGAAGCCATTAAGATCGCTTACTGTGAGGAGAAGTGTGGAAACTGCTCTCTCATG AGTCTTGAAGATGAAGACTTCTGTAAAAATGTATCCTCAGCTACTGCGGGTAAAACAGCGGGGCCTGCAGAGGCACGTCAGCATGGCAAACACGAACGTGAGCACCTCGCAAGCAGTGAGCCTTCAGAGAATCAGCAAGCAGGAGCAGTAGATGTCGAGTCGCCGGTGCCCCCTTCAGGCCCCCTTCACCACCGGGAGCACAGGGGCCAGCACAGGCCGGGCCACTTAGAGAGCTGAGACACCGGGGCCAGTGAGGGTCTGCGACTTTCACTTGCCCAGAGGAAGCTCTGACGAAGGGGCTGCATAAACCAGCTCCTGTGTAAGCTGTCCAAGGAGTCTGGGGCAGCCACgagcagctgctgctgccactgccgccACCTCATATTTGAGAAATCAGGGTCTGCAATCACTTGACAGTGTGCCGAAAACCTCCCATCTTTGTGTAGCTGACAGGGGCTTTTTGCGGAGGAGAAAGTCATTGAATCCTGACAGTGTCGATCACCTCCAGCTGCCTGACAGAGTCACCCTCTCAGCCCCACAGAAGCCAGCTCCAATTGAAGCTGAAACAATAATACCAAAAAGTGAAAATGACACtcaaactaa